In the genome of Pseudomonas sp. LBUM920, one region contains:
- the kdpC gene encoding K(+)-transporting ATPase subunit C gives MTTQSIFKGLLRPVLVSAVFFMLLTGLAYPAFTTVAAQLLFPYQASGSLIERDGLVIGSALIGQNFTKPEYFQGRPSMTLGADPQDPSKSVSQPYNAGSSGASNLGPTSQKLLDQVAARAKAYRQDNGLPADAPVPVDAVTASASGLDPHISVANARLQLARVARLRHIPEADLLQLLNDHTAARTLGLLGEPRVNVLQLNLALDAHQPSIAVSE, from the coding sequence ATGACGACTCAATCGATATTCAAAGGGCTGCTGCGTCCGGTGCTGGTGTCGGCAGTGTTTTTCATGCTGCTGACCGGCCTGGCGTACCCCGCTTTCACCACCGTGGCCGCGCAACTGTTGTTCCCGTATCAGGCCAGTGGCTCGCTGATTGAACGCGACGGCCTGGTGATCGGCTCAGCGTTGATCGGCCAAAACTTCACCAAGCCTGAGTACTTCCAGGGCCGCCCGAGCATGACCCTCGGCGCCGACCCGCAAGACCCGAGTAAAAGCGTGTCGCAGCCCTACAACGCCGGTTCCAGTGGCGCGAGCAACCTGGGCCCGACCAGCCAGAAACTGCTGGATCAGGTCGCCGCACGCGCCAAGGCCTATCGCCAGGACAACGGCCTGCCGGCCGACGCCCCGGTGCCGGTGGACGCGGTCACGGCTTCCGCCTCGGGCCTCGACCCGCATATCTCGGTGGCCAACGCCCGGCTGCAACTGGCACGGGTAGCGCGGTTGCGCCATATCCCCGAGGCCGACCTGCTGCAACTGCTCAACGACCACACCGCCGCACGCACCCTCGGCCTGCTCGGCGAGCCACGGGTGAATGTGCTGCAACTCAACTTGGCGCTGGATGCACATCAGCCCTCTATTGCGGTCAGTGAGTAA
- a CDS encoding YkvA family protein: MKPPFNFTRFLPMAARLLGRGRLPTLLFAVAAKGSSQGNRLGKLKDDLKLLQALCLAYWRGEYRAISPKALISVVAGLMYFLSPIDAIPDFIPVFGMLDDIAVLAWVMKTLDGELSAFRAWRDAQRPEKLAVVERLPATPALLAEENPQKN, from the coding sequence ATGAAACCACCGTTCAATTTCACCCGTTTCCTGCCCATGGCCGCGCGTCTGCTTGGCCGTGGGCGTTTGCCAACCCTGCTGTTTGCCGTCGCCGCAAAAGGCTCCAGCCAGGGCAACCGCCTGGGTAAGCTCAAGGATGATCTCAAATTGCTTCAGGCCCTGTGCCTGGCCTACTGGCGCGGCGAATACCGGGCGATCAGCCCCAAGGCGCTGATTTCGGTAGTGGCGGGCTTGATGTACTTCCTCAGCCCGATTGACGCGATCCCGGACTTTATTCCGGTATTTGGCATGCTCGATGACATCGCCGTGCTGGCATGGGTCATGAAGACCCTGGACGGCGAACTGAGCGCCTTTCGCGCCTGGCGCGACGCCCAGCGCCCGGAAAAGCTCGCGGTGGTTGAGCGCCTGCCTGCGACGCCTGCGCTGCTGGCTGAGGAAAACCCGCAAAAAAACTGA
- a CDS encoding helix-turn-helix transcriptional regulator: MDIQIISRNGEPEYAVLPWDQYQALLKAAGQQQPALPPSSDAQVAPDQALRPLADLRGLRETRGLAIETLARTVGISPSYLGLIESGERQPDAAIRRSLAWELGVAGWRDES, encoded by the coding sequence ATGGATATTCAGATAATTTCACGCAATGGCGAACCCGAGTACGCGGTGTTGCCATGGGACCAGTACCAGGCGCTACTAAAAGCCGCCGGTCAGCAACAACCAGCACTCCCTCCTTCTTCTGACGCTCAGGTCGCTCCCGATCAGGCTTTGCGCCCGCTCGCGGACCTGCGCGGCCTGCGTGAAACCCGGGGACTGGCCATCGAAACCCTGGCCCGCACCGTGGGCATCAGCCCCTCGTATCTCGGATTGATTGAAAGTGGTGAACGCCAGCCGGATGCCGCCATTCGCCGCAGCCTGGCCTGGGAATTGGGCGTTGCAGGTTGGAGGGATGAATCTTGA
- the kdpA gene encoding potassium-transporting ATPase subunit KdpA, translating to MLSTLLEFALVLGLMTGLAVLMGKWLTRVFTGTGHALPERFTYRLLGINPLETMGWARYGSALLLSNAAMMLLGYIVLRLQALMPINPLGLAAQTPDLAFNTAASFITNTNWQAYSGETSLSNFSQMAVITFLMFVGATSGVVAAAGFIRGLSRSSSADIGNFWVDFTRTLYRVMLPLCVAMALVYVWQGMPQTFASQALATTLEGAQQQLIVGAVASFESIKHIGTNGGGFFSMNAAHPFENPTPLTNILHILSMLLIPSALTYTFGSMLLQRRQGWVFFGTFLVMFIGFLALVYGAEQTGNPLLTQAGANQTLSIEQSGGNMEGKELRFGIADSSLFIATTTAATTGSVNAMHDSLTPMGGFVPLAQMMLNCVFGGDGVGFINLIQYALLTVFLVGMMIGRSPEFLGKKIEAREMKLVMLSVLAHPISILGFTALAALWPDTMASLNNLGPHGFSEVLYAYTSGTANNGSAFAGLNANTPFFNTTIGLAMLIGRFFTMLPMLAVAGSLAMKKTVPAGAGTIPTATPLFMLLVVFVVLVVGGLTFLPALALGPLVEQLQLLSGQTYN from the coding sequence ATGCTAAGCACTCTGCTGGAATTTGCGCTGGTCCTGGGGTTGATGACCGGGCTCGCCGTGCTGATGGGCAAGTGGCTGACCCGGGTGTTTACCGGGACCGGCCACGCCCTGCCGGAACGTTTTACCTATCGCCTGCTGGGCATCAACCCGCTGGAGACCATGGGCTGGGCCCGCTATGGCTCAGCGCTGCTGCTGTCGAACGCGGCGATGATGCTGCTCGGCTATATCGTCCTGCGCTTGCAGGCGCTAATGCCGATCAACCCGCTGGGCCTGGCCGCGCAAACCCCGGACCTGGCGTTCAACACCGCCGCGTCCTTTATTACCAACACCAACTGGCAGGCGTACTCGGGTGAAACAAGCCTGTCGAACTTCAGCCAGATGGCCGTCATCACCTTTCTGATGTTTGTCGGCGCCACGTCCGGCGTGGTCGCGGCCGCAGGGTTTATTCGCGGATTGAGCCGCTCAAGCTCGGCCGACATCGGCAACTTCTGGGTCGACTTCACTCGCACCCTGTACCGGGTGATGCTGCCGCTGTGCGTGGCCATGGCGCTGGTGTATGTGTGGCAGGGCATGCCACAAACCTTCGCCTCACAAGCCTTGGCGACAACCTTGGAAGGCGCGCAGCAACAGCTGATCGTCGGCGCGGTCGCCAGCTTTGAATCGATCAAGCACATCGGCACCAACGGCGGCGGCTTCTTCAGCATGAATGCCGCGCACCCGTTCGAGAACCCGACGCCGCTGACCAACATCCTGCACATCCTCAGCATGCTGCTGATCCCGTCGGCACTGACCTACACCTTTGGCAGCATGCTGCTGCAACGCCGTCAGGGCTGGGTGTTTTTCGGCACCTTCCTGGTGATGTTCATCGGCTTCCTCGCGCTGGTGTACGGCGCCGAGCAAACCGGCAACCCGTTGCTGACCCAGGCCGGCGCCAACCAGACGCTGTCGATTGAGCAAAGCGGCGGCAACATGGAAGGCAAGGAGCTGCGTTTCGGCATCGCCGACAGCAGCCTGTTTATTGCCACCACCACCGCAGCCACCACGGGTTCGGTCAATGCCATGCACGACTCGCTGACGCCCATGGGCGGCTTCGTGCCGTTGGCGCAGATGATGCTCAACTGTGTGTTCGGCGGCGACGGCGTGGGCTTTATCAACCTGATCCAGTACGCGCTGCTGACGGTGTTTCTGGTGGGCATGATGATTGGGCGCAGCCCGGAATTCCTCGGCAAGAAAATCGAGGCCCGCGAGATGAAACTGGTGATGCTCTCGGTGCTCGCGCACCCCATCAGCATTCTTGGTTTCACCGCCCTCGCCGCCCTGTGGCCGGACACCATGGCCAGCCTCAACAACCTCGGCCCGCACGGGTTCAGCGAGGTGCTCTACGCCTACACCTCGGGCACCGCCAACAACGGTTCGGCGTTTGCCGGGCTGAACGCCAACACACCCTTTTTCAATACCACCATTGGGCTTGCGATGTTGATCGGGCGCTTCTTCACCATGCTGCCGATGCTCGCCGTGGCCGGTTCGCTGGCGATGAAAAAGACCGTGCCGGCCGGTGCCGGGACCATCCCCACCGCGACCCCGCTGTTCATGCTGCTGGTGGTGTTCGTGGTGCTGGTGGTCGGTGGCCTGACCTTCTTGCCGGCGCTCGCGCTCGGCCCGCTGGTGGAGCAACTGCAGTTGCTGTCCGGCCAGACGTACAACTAA
- a CDS encoding catalase family protein, with the protein MLARLWLRLGAFLGKTLLWLVGLGLLGWLIAAAWFAWQHSGPVSPDEQIPPGEAAMTQGIIQTAVRIVDQHREGTRYLRDAHAKAHGCVKAHVSVVADLDPALRQGVFAEPGKTWQALMRLSNGNAYPQFDSIRDARGMALKLLDVPGKQLMADQQARTEQDFVMFSHPNFFVSDVAEYAQNIGAQADGKKVLAFFPKADPRSWQVRHLFIALATLSPAPASPTQTTYFSVSPYKFGAANAKFRVAPDPLSCPEYVLPKQNQDLPNFLRSALSQQLSTDRVPACFVLQVQRQNPQKFMPIEDTSIEWKESDAPYETVATVRVEAQDFDTPALNLACDNQSFNPWFGLEAHRPIGGINRLRKAVYEAVSDYRHSRNL; encoded by the coding sequence ATGCTCGCGCGTCTGTGGCTGCGCCTCGGCGCGTTTTTGGGTAAAACCCTGTTATGGCTGGTGGGCCTGGGGCTGCTGGGCTGGCTGATCGCTGCCGCCTGGTTTGCCTGGCAGCACAGCGGCCCGGTGTCGCCGGACGAGCAGATCCCGCCCGGTGAAGCGGCCATGACCCAGGGCATCATTCAGACAGCCGTGCGCATTGTCGATCAGCACCGCGAAGGCACGCGTTACCTGCGCGACGCGCATGCCAAGGCTCACGGCTGCGTGAAGGCGCACGTCAGCGTAGTGGCGGATCTTGACCCGGCGTTGCGCCAAGGCGTGTTCGCCGAGCCGGGCAAAACCTGGCAGGCGTTGATGCGTCTGTCCAATGGCAATGCCTACCCGCAATTCGACAGCATCCGCGATGCGCGGGGCATGGCGCTCAAGCTGCTGGATGTTCCGGGCAAACAGTTGATGGCGGATCAGCAGGCGCGCACTGAACAGGATTTCGTGATGTTCAGTCATCCGAATTTCTTCGTCAGCGATGTGGCGGAGTATGCGCAAAACATCGGCGCCCAGGCCGACGGCAAGAAGGTCCTGGCGTTCTTTCCCAAGGCAGACCCGCGTAGTTGGCAGGTGCGCCATTTGTTTATCGCGCTGGCCACACTGTCGCCTGCGCCGGCCAGCCCGACGCAGACGACTTACTTTTCGGTGTCGCCCTACAAGTTCGGCGCAGCCAATGCCAAGTTTCGCGTAGCGCCTGACCCGCTCAGTTGCCCTGAGTATGTGTTGCCCAAGCAGAACCAGGACCTGCCGAACTTTCTGCGCAGTGCCTTGAGCCAGCAGCTGTCGACCGACCGTGTGCCGGCGTGTTTTGTGTTGCAGGTTCAGCGGCAGAATCCGCAGAAATTCATGCCGATCGAAGACACCAGCATTGAATGGAAGGAGAGCGATGCGCCGTATGAGACCGTGGCAACCGTACGGGTTGAGGCGCAGGATTTTGATACGCCGGCGTTGAATCTCGCTTGTGATAACCAGTCGTTTAATCCGTGGTTTGGGCTTGAGGCGCATCGACCGATTGGGGGGATTAATCGGTTGCGCAAGGCGGTGTATGAGGCTGTGAGCGACTATCGGCATAGTCGTAATTTGTGA
- the kdpF gene encoding K(+)-transporting ATPase subunit F has translation MPGLDTQAHNLPRFFNKGSYTVLTLTFIYVASGLCAVGLFAYLGYALIRAEKF, from the coding sequence GTGCCCGGGCTTGATACCCAAGCGCATAACCTCCCCCGCTTCTTCAACAAGGGGAGTTACACCGTGCTCACACTGACCTTCATTTATGTCGCCAGCGGCTTATGTGCCGTGGGCCTGTTCGCTTACCTGGGCTACGCCCTCATCCGCGCTGAAAAGTTCTAG
- a CDS encoding di-heme-cytochrome C peroxidase: MRIFSRVLLLILLALGLLLAVVLYYTINPKLPDYVPVQQVRYQDQWSAADRQTYYFTPQGTQVKGLHYDWFTALELPFSEQRFATPEYLARFGFLVDPKQVPTAQNPGNLPVGFARHQNAGSAVEYLDITCAACHTGELHFKGQALRIDGGSAQHVLPSSVPTLRGGSFGQALVASLAATYYNPWKFERFARQVLGDRYDAEHGQLRQDFKRSLNQFLKVAWNDTHRGLYPTEEGPGRTDAFGRIANASFGDAVSPDNYRVANAPVDYPHLWDIWTFDWVQWNGSAQQPMARNIGEALGVGATLDFFDSAGQPLQGQARYPSSVRVRDLNLIEETLQRLKPPTWPEDLFGAIDKPLAAQGRALFAENCAGCHVPAVSQVNGRPVQQLKMLPVEYIGTDPGTASNIADQRYDLSALQWDPAELATLNVELHPTPTAPLDLHNLSVAQGLAYVTAFVEDHAYRAAGVTPAERPSLDGFGLPIGVREVRAYKARPLAGVWATPPFLHNGSVPTIYQLLSPQDERSTTFYKGTFAYDPRHLGFETQAFKNGFRFDTNVTGNHNSGHEFRAGQRGNGVIGRGLQPQERWALLEYLKVLGGPLEQQLP, encoded by the coding sequence TTGCGCATTTTTTCCCGTGTTTTGCTTCTGATATTGCTCGCACTCGGCCTGCTGCTGGCCGTCGTGCTCTATTACACCATCAACCCCAAGCTGCCCGACTACGTGCCTGTGCAGCAGGTGCGCTACCAGGATCAATGGAGTGCCGCCGATCGCCAGACCTACTATTTCACGCCTCAGGGCACTCAAGTTAAAGGCCTGCACTACGACTGGTTCACCGCCCTGGAGCTGCCGTTCTCCGAACAGCGTTTTGCCACGCCCGAGTACCTGGCGCGCTTTGGGTTTCTGGTAGACCCCAAGCAGGTCCCTACCGCGCAGAACCCCGGCAATCTGCCAGTCGGTTTTGCCCGCCACCAGAATGCCGGCAGCGCGGTTGAATACCTGGATATCACCTGCGCCGCCTGCCACACCGGCGAGCTGCACTTCAAAGGCCAGGCCCTGCGCATTGACGGCGGCTCGGCCCAGCACGTGCTGCCCTCCAGCGTGCCCACCTTGCGCGGCGGCAGCTTCGGCCAGGCACTGGTGGCCAGCCTGGCCGCCACTTATTACAACCCATGGAAATTCGAGCGCTTTGCCCGCCAGGTGCTGGGGGATCGATACGACGCTGAACATGGCCAACTGCGTCAAGACTTCAAACGGTCGCTCAACCAGTTCCTAAAAGTCGCCTGGAATGACACCCACCGCGGCCTCTACCCCACCGAAGAAGGCCCGGGCCGTACCGACGCGTTTGGCCGCATCGCCAATGCCAGCTTTGGCGACGCTGTCTCGCCGGACAATTACCGCGTTGCCAATGCCCCGGTGGACTACCCGCACCTGTGGGATATCTGGACCTTCGACTGGGTGCAATGGAACGGTTCGGCCCAGCAACCCATGGCGCGCAACATCGGTGAAGCCCTCGGCGTCGGTGCGACCCTGGACTTCTTCGACAGCGCCGGCCAGCCCCTTCAAGGCCAAGCGCGCTACCCTTCCAGCGTGCGCGTGCGTGACCTCAACCTGATCGAAGAAACCCTGCAACGCCTCAAGCCGCCCACTTGGCCGGAAGATCTGTTCGGCGCCATCGACAAACCCCTCGCCGCTCAGGGCCGCGCGTTGTTCGCCGAGAACTGCGCCGGTTGCCATGTGCCCGCTGTCAGCCAAGTCAATGGCCGCCCGGTGCAGCAGTTGAAAATGCTCCCCGTTGAATACATCGGCACCGACCCCGGCACCGCCAGCAACATCGCCGACCAGCGCTACGACCTCAGCGCGCTGCAATGGGACCCGGCGGAACTGGCCACGCTCAACGTCGAACTGCACCCAACGCCGACTGCGCCGCTGGACCTGCACAACCTGTCGGTGGCGCAAGGCCTGGCCTACGTCACCGCCTTTGTCGAAGACCACGCCTACCGCGCCGCCGGCGTGACCCCGGCCGAGCGGCCAAGCCTGGACGGTTTCGGCCTGCCTATCGGTGTGCGCGAGGTACGCGCCTACAAAGCGCGGCCACTGGCCGGCGTGTGGGCCACGCCGCCATTCCTGCATAACGGCTCGGTGCCGACGATCTACCAATTGCTCTCGCCTCAGGACGAGCGCAGCACCACCTTCTATAAAGGCACGTTTGCCTACGACCCGCGCCACCTGGGCTTTGAAACACAGGCGTTCAAGAATGGCTTCCGGTTCGATACCAACGTCACCGGCAACCACAACAGCGGCCACGAATTTCGCGCCGGCCAACGTGGCAATGGCGTGATCGGCCGCGGCCTGCAGCCGCAGGAACGCTGGGCGCTGCTGGAATACCTCAAAGTACTGGGCGGCCCGCTGGAGCAACAGTTGCCATGA
- a CDS encoding FKBP-type peptidyl-prolyl cis-trans isomerase has translation MKQHRLAAAVALVSLVLAGCDSQTSVELKTPAQKASYGIGLNMGKSLAQEGMDDLDSKAVAQGIEDAVGKKEQKLKDDELVEAFAALQKRAEERMTKMSEESAAAGKKFLEENAKKDGVVTTASGLQYKIVKKADGAQPKPTDVVTVHYTGKLTNGTTFDSSVDRGSPIDLPVSGVIPGWVEGLQLMHVGEKVELYIPSDLAYGAQSPSPAIPANSVLVFDLELLAIKDPAKAEAPDAPAAPAAKK, from the coding sequence ATGAAACAGCATCGGTTGGCGGCGGCGGTGGCCCTGGTTAGCCTGGTACTTGCGGGTTGTGATTCGCAGACCAGCGTAGAGCTGAAAACCCCGGCGCAGAAAGCTTCCTACGGTATCGGCCTGAACATGGGCAAAAGTCTTGCCCAGGAAGGCATGGATGACCTGGACTCCAAAGCGGTAGCCCAAGGCATCGAAGATGCCGTCGGCAAGAAAGAACAGAAGCTGAAAGACGACGAACTGGTTGAAGCGTTTGCCGCACTGCAGAAGCGTGCAGAAGAACGTATGACTAAAATGAGCGAAGAGTCGGCAGCCGCCGGCAAGAAATTCCTCGAAGAAAACGCCAAGAAAGACGGCGTAGTGACCACTGCTTCCGGTCTGCAGTACAAGATCGTGAAGAAGGCTGATGGCGCTCAGCCTAAGCCAACCGACGTGGTAACTGTGCACTACACCGGCAAGCTCACCAACGGCACGACCTTTGACAGCTCCGTTGATCGCGGTAGCCCGATTGACCTGCCGGTCAGCGGCGTGATCCCGGGTTGGGTCGAAGGCCTGCAACTGATGCACGTTGGCGAGAAGGTCGAGTTGTACATCCCGTCTGACCTGGCCTACGGCGCTCAGAGCCCGAGCCCGGCGATTCCAGCCAACTCCGTGCTGGTATTCGACCTGGAACTGCTGGCCATCAAGGACCCAGCCAAGGCTGAAGCCCCTGACGCACCTGCTGCTCCAGCCGCCAAGAAGTAA
- the kdpB gene encoding potassium-transporting ATPase subunit KdpB yields the protein MKNARLPLFDRRIVLTAGVDALKKLLPQAQWKNPVMFVVYLGSILTTLLWFQSLGGKGEAPSGFILSITLWLWFTVLFANFAEALAEGRSRAQAASLRGMKRQTLAKLLQQPRHGAAWLPLEAGLLRKDNVVLIEAGDLVPLDGVVIEGVASVDESAITGESAPVIREAGGDFSSVTGGTRVLSDWLVVRISVNPGESFLDRMISMVESAKRQKTPNEVALTILLVGLTLLFLLVIATLSPYSIFAVAMSGSGSVISATVLVALLVCLIPTTIGGLLSAIGVAGMSRMMSANVIATSGRAVEAAGDVDVLLLDKTGTITLGNRQASSFLPAPGVKEAELADAAQLASLADETPEGRSIVVLAKQKFDIRARDINALGASFVHFTAQTRMSGVDLPEGRAIRKGAADAIRSHIEALGGSFPAALQTKVDEVSRRGSTPLVVCDGAKALGVVELKDVVKGGIKERFAELRRMGIKTVMITGDNRLTAAAIAVEAGVDDFLAEARPEDKLQLIRDYQAQGKLVAMTGDGTNDAPALAQADVAVAMNSGTQAAKEAGNMVDLDSNPTKLIEVVEVGKQMLMTRGALTTFSVANDVAKYFAIIPAAFVATYPQLGALNVMHLSSPNSAILSAVIFNALIIVALIPLALRGVTYRAIGAAALLNRNLLIYGLGGVLVPFAGIKLIDMLLSGLGLV from the coding sequence ATGAAAAATGCTCGTTTACCTCTGTTTGATCGACGCATCGTGCTCACTGCCGGCGTCGACGCGTTGAAGAAATTGCTGCCTCAGGCGCAATGGAAAAACCCGGTGATGTTTGTGGTGTACCTGGGCAGCATTCTCACCACCCTGCTGTGGTTCCAGTCCCTGGGCGGCAAGGGTGAAGCGCCCAGCGGTTTCATCCTCAGCATCACCTTGTGGCTGTGGTTCACCGTGCTGTTCGCCAACTTCGCCGAAGCCTTGGCCGAAGGCCGCAGCCGCGCCCAGGCCGCCAGCCTGCGCGGCATGAAACGCCAGACCCTGGCCAAGTTGTTGCAGCAACCGCGCCACGGCGCCGCCTGGCTACCGCTGGAAGCCGGCCTGCTGCGCAAAGACAACGTGGTGCTGATCGAAGCCGGCGACCTGGTGCCGCTGGACGGCGTGGTGATCGAAGGCGTGGCCTCGGTGGATGAAAGCGCGATCACCGGCGAATCGGCACCGGTGATTCGCGAGGCCGGTGGCGACTTTTCCTCGGTCACCGGCGGCACGCGGGTGCTGTCGGATTGGCTGGTGGTGCGCATCAGCGTCAACCCCGGCGAATCGTTCCTGGACCGCATGATCTCGATGGTTGAATCGGCCAAGCGCCAGAAGACGCCCAACGAAGTTGCGCTGACGATTTTGCTGGTCGGCCTGACCCTGTTGTTCCTGCTGGTGATCGCCACGCTGAGCCCTTACTCGATCTTCGCCGTGGCCATGAGCGGCAGCGGCAGTGTGATCAGCGCCACGGTGCTGGTGGCCTTGCTGGTGTGCCTGATCCCCACCACCATCGGCGGCCTGCTTTCGGCCATCGGCGTGGCGGGCATGAGCCGGATGATGTCGGCGAACGTCATCGCCACCTCGGGCCGGGCGGTCGAAGCCGCGGGCGATGTCGACGTGTTGCTGCTGGACAAGACCGGCACCATCACCCTGGGCAACCGCCAGGCCAGCAGCTTCTTGCCGGCGCCGGGTGTGAAGGAAGCCGAGCTGGCGGACGCTGCGCAACTGGCGTCCCTGGCCGACGAAACCCCGGAAGGCCGCAGCATCGTGGTGCTGGCCAAGCAGAAATTCGACATCCGCGCGCGCGACATCAACGCCCTGGGCGCAAGCTTTGTGCACTTCACGGCGCAAACGCGCATGAGCGGCGTGGACTTGCCCGAAGGCCGTGCGATTCGCAAGGGCGCGGCGGATGCGATTCGCAGCCATATCGAAGCGCTGGGCGGGAGTTTCCCGGCAGCATTGCAGACCAAGGTCGATGAAGTGTCGCGACGCGGCAGCACGCCGTTGGTGGTGTGCGACGGCGCCAAGGCGCTGGGCGTGGTGGAGCTTAAAGACGTGGTCAAAGGCGGCATCAAGGAGCGCTTCGCCGAGCTGCGGCGCATGGGCATCAAGACCGTGATGATCACCGGCGACAACCGCCTGACCGCCGCCGCGATTGCGGTGGAAGCCGGCGTGGATGACTTCCTCGCCGAGGCGCGCCCGGAAGACAAGCTGCAATTGATCCGCGACTACCAGGCCCAGGGCAAGCTCGTGGCCATGACCGGCGACGGCACCAACGACGCGCCGGCACTGGCCCAGGCCGACGTGGCGGTGGCGATGAACAGCGGCACCCAGGCCGCCAAAGAGGCCGGCAACATGGTCGACCTCGACAGCAACCCGACCAAGCTGATCGAAGTGGTCGAGGTGGGCAAACAGATGCTGATGACCCGCGGCGCCCTCACCACCTTCAGCGTGGCGAATGACGTGGCGAAGTACTTCGCAATCATCCCGGCGGCGTTTGTCGCCACCTACCCACAGCTCGGCGCATTGAACGTGATGCACCTGAGCAGCCCCAACTCGGCGATTCTCAGCGCGGTGATTTTTAACGCGTTGATCATTGTCGCGCTGATTCCCTTGGCCTTGCGCGGGGTGACTTACCGGGCGATTGGTGCGGCGGCGCTGCTTAACCGCAACTTGCTGATCTACGGGCTGGGCGGTGTGCTGGTGCCGTTTGCCGGGATCAAGTTGATCGACATGCTGCTTAGCGGGTTGGGTCTCGTGTAG